The Oncorhynchus keta strain PuntledgeMale-10-30-2019 chromosome 17, Oket_V2, whole genome shotgun sequence genome has a window encoding:
- the LOC127908184 gene encoding SUMO-interacting motif-containing protein 1-like isoform X30: MPNTTGIQIQPCSEMPNTTGIQIQPCSEMPNTTGIQIQPCSEMPNTTGIQIQPCSEMPNTTGIQIQPCSEMPKTTSIQIQPCSEMPNTTSIQIQPCSEMPKTTGIQIQPCSEMPNTTGIQIQPCSEMPKTTGIQIQPCSEMPNTTGIQIQPCSEMPKTTSIQIQPCSEMPNTTSIQIQPCSEMPKTTGIQIQPCSEMPNTTGIQIQQVYKYNRYTNTTGIQIQPCSEMPNTTGIQIQQVYKYNRYTNTTGIQIQPCSEMPNTTGIQIQQVYKYNLAVKCRKQQVYKYNLAVKYRIQQVYKYNRYTNTTGIQIQQVYKYNLAVKCRKQQVYKYNLAVKCRKQQVYKYNLAVKCRIQQVYKYNLAVKCLVKSTRQNVTDTFP; encoded by the exons atgccgaatacaacaggtatacaaatacaaccttgcagtgaaatgccgaatacaacaggtatacaaatacaaccttgcagtgaaatgccgaatacaacaggtatacaaatacaaccttgcagtgaaatgccgaatacaacag gtatacaaatacaaccttgcagtgaaatgccgaatacaacaggtatacaaatacaaccttgcagtgaaatgccgaaAACAACAAGTATACAAATacaaccttgcagtgaaatgccgaatacaacaagtataCAAATacaaccttgcagtgaaatgccgaaAACAACAGGTATACAAATacaaccttgcagtgaaatgccgaatacaacaggtatacaaatacaaccttgcagtgaaatgccgaaAACAACAGGTATACAAATacaaccttgcagtgaaatgccgaatacaacaggtatacaaatacaaccttgcagtgaaatgccgaaAACAACAAGTATACAAATacaaccttgcagtgaaatgccgaatacaacaagtataCAAATacaaccttgcagtgaaatgccgaaAACAACAGGTATACAAATacaaccttgcagtgaaatgccgaatacaacag gtatacaaatacaacaggtatacaaatacaacaggtatacaaatacaacaggtatacaaatacaaccttgcagtgaaatgccgaatacaacag gtatacaaatacaacaggtatacaaatacaacaggtatacaaatacaacaggtatacaaatacaaccttgcagtgaaatgccgaatacaacaggtatacaaatacaacaggtatacaaatacaaccttgcagtgaaatgccgaaAACAACAGGTATACAAATACAACCTTGCAGTGAAataccgaatacaacaggtatacaaatacaacaggtatacaaatacaacaggtatacaaatacaacaggtatacaaatacaaccttgcagtgaaatgccgaaAACAACAGGTATACAAATacaaccttgcagtgaaatgccgaaAACAACAGGTATACAAATacaaccttgcagtgaaatgccgaatacaacaggtatacaaatacaaccttgcagtgaaatgcttagtaaAAAGTACAAGACAAAATGTAACTGACACGTTTCCCTAG
- the LOC127908184 gene encoding uncharacterized protein LOC127908184 isoform X4: MPNTTGIQIQPCSEMPNTTGIQIQPCSEMPNTTGIQIQPCSEMPNTTGIQIQPCSEMPNTTGIQIQPCSEMPKTTSIQIQPCSEMPNTTSIQIQPCSEMPKTTGIQIQPCSEMPNTTGIQIQPCSEMPKTTGIQIQPCSEMPNTTGIQIQPCSEMPKTTSIQIQPCSEMPNTTSIQIQPCSEMPKTTGIQIQPCSEMPKTTSIQIQPCSEMPNTTGIQIQPCSEMPNTTSIQIQPCSEMPNTTSIQIQPCSEMPNTTSIQIQPCSEMPKTTGIQIQPCSEMPNTTSIQIQPCSEMPNTTGIQIQPCSEMPKTTSIQIQPCSEMPNTTSIQIQPCSEMPNTTGIQIQPCSEMPNTTGIQIQPCSEMPNTTGIQIQPCSEMPKTTSIQIQPCSEMPNTTGIQIQPCSEMPNTTSIQIQPCSEMPKTTGIQIQPCSEMPNTTGIQIQPCSEMPNTTGIQIQQVYKYNLAVKCRKQQVYKYNLAVKYRIQQVYKYNRYTNTTGIQIQQVYKYNLAVKCRKQQVYKYNLAVKCRKQQVYKYNLAVKCRIQQVYKYNLAVKCLVKSTRQNVTDTFP, from the exons atgccgaatacaacaggtatacaaatacaaccttgcagtgaaatgccgaatacaacaggtatacaaatacaaccttgcagtgaaatgccgaatacaacaggtatacaaatacaaccttgcagtgaaatgccgaatacaacag gtatacaaatacaaccttgcagtgaaatgccgaatacaacaggtatacaaatacaaccttgcagtgaaatgccgaaAACAACAAGTATACAAATacaaccttgcagtgaaatgccgaatacaacaagtataCAAATacaaccttgcagtgaaatgccgaaAACAACAGGTATACAAATacaaccttgcagtgaaatgccgaatacaacaggtatacaaatacaaccttgcagtgaaatgccgaaAACAACAGGTATACAAATacaaccttgcagtgaaatgccgaatacaacaggtatacaaatacaaccttgcagtgaaatgccgaaAACAACAAGTATACAAATacaaccttgcagtgaaatgccgaatacaacaagtataCAAATacaaccttgcagtgaaatgccgaaAACAACAG gtatacaaatacaaccttgcagtgaaatgccgaaAACAACAA gtatacaaatacaaccttgcagtgaaatgccgaatacaacaggtatacaaatacaaccttgcagtgaaatgccgaatacaacaagtataCAAATacaaccttgcagtgaaatgccgaatacaacaagtataCAAATacaaccttgcagtgaaatgccgaatacaacaagtataCAAATacaaccttgcagtgaaatgccgaaAACAACAGGTATACAAATacaaccttgcagtgaaatgccgaatacaacaagtataCAAATacaaccttgcagtgaaatgccgaatacaacaggtatacaaatacaaccttgcagtgaaatgccgaaAACAACAA gtatacaaatacaaccttgcagtgaaatgccgaatacaacaagtataCAAATacaaccttgcagtgaaatgccgaatacaacaggtatacaaatacaaccttgcagtgaaatgccgaatacaacaggtatacaaatacaaccttgcagtgaaatgccgaatacaacaggtatacaaatacaaccttgcagtgaaatgccgaaAACAACAA GTATACAAATacaaccttgcagtgaaatgccgaatacaacaggtatacaaatacaaccttgcagtgaaatgccgaatacaacaagtataCAAATacaaccttgcagtgaaatgccgaaAACAACAGGTATACAAATacaaccttgcagtgaaatgccgaatacaacag gtatacaaatacaaccttgcagtgaaatgccgaatacaacaggtatacaaatacaacaggtatacaaatacaaccttgcagtgaaatgccgaaAACAACAGGTATACAAATACAACCTTGCAGTGAAataccgaatacaacaggtatacaaatacaacaggtatacaaatacaacaggtatacaaatacaacaggtatacaaatacaaccttgcagtgaaatgccgaaAACAACAGGTATACAAATacaaccttgcagtgaaatgccgaaAACAACAGGTATACAAATacaaccttgcagtgaaatgccgaatacaacaggtatacaaatacaaccttgcagtgaaatgcttagtaaAAAGTACAAGACAAAATGTAACTGACACGTTTCCCTAG
- the LOC127908184 gene encoding uncharacterized protein LOC127908184 isoform X26: MPNTTGIQIQPCSEMPNTTGIQIQPCSEMPNTTGIQIQPCSEMPNTTGIQIQPCSEMPNTTGIQIQPCSEMPKTTSIQIQPCSEMPNTTSIQIQPCSEMPKTTGIQIQPCSEMPNTTGIQIQPCSEMPKTTGIQIQPCSEMPNTTGIQIQPCSEMPKTTSIQIQPCSEMPNTTSIQIQPCSEMPKTTGIQIQPCSEMPNTTGIQIQPCSEMPNTTGIQIQPCSEMPNTTSIQIQPCSEMPKTTGIQIQPCSEMPNTTGIQIQQVYKYNRYTNTTGIQIQPCSEMPNTTGIQIQQVYKYNRYTNTTGIQIQPCSEMPNTTGIQIQQVYKYNLAVKCRKQQVYKYNLAVKYRIQQVYKYNRYTNTTGIQIQQVYKYNLAVKCRKQQVYKYNLAVKCRKQQVYKYNLAVKCRIQQVYKYNLAVKCLVKSTRQNVTDTFP, translated from the exons atgccgaatacaacaggtatacaaatacaaccttgcagtgaaatgccgaatacaacaggtatacaaatacaaccttgcagtgaaatgccgaatacaacaggtatacaaatacaaccttgcagtgaaatgccgaatacaacag gtatacaaatacaaccttgcagtgaaatgccgaatacaacaggtatacaaatacaaccttgcagtgaaatgccgaaAACAACAAGTATACAAATacaaccttgcagtgaaatgccgaatacaacaagtataCAAATacaaccttgcagtgaaatgccgaaAACAACAGGTATACAAATacaaccttgcagtgaaatgccgaatacaacaggtatacaaatacaaccttgcagtgaaatgccgaaAACAACAGGTATACAAATacaaccttgcagtgaaatgccgaatacaacaggtatacaaatacaaccttgcagtgaaatgccgaaAACAACAAGTATACAAATacaaccttgcagtgaaatgccgaatacaacaagtataCAAATacaaccttgcagtgaaatgccgaaAACAACAGGTATACAAATacaaccttgcagtgaaatgccgaatacaacag GTATACAAATacaaccttgcagtgaaatgccgaatacaacaggtatacaaatacaaccttgcagtgaaatgccgaatacaacaagtataCAAATacaaccttgcagtgaaatgccgaaAACAACAGGTATACAAATacaaccttgcagtgaaatgccgaatacaacag gtatacaaatacaacaggtatacaaatacaacaggtatacaaatacaacaggtatacaaatacaaccttgcagtgaaatgccgaatacaacag gtatacaaatacaacaggtatacaaatacaacaggtatacaaatacaacaggtatacaaatacaaccttgcagtgaaatgccgaatacaacaggtatacaaatacaacaggtatacaaatacaaccttgcagtgaaatgccgaaAACAACAGGTATACAAATACAACCTTGCAGTGAAataccgaatacaacaggtatacaaatacaacaggtatacaaatacaacaggtatacaaatacaacaggtatacaaatacaaccttgcagtgaaatgccgaaAACAACAGGTATACAAATacaaccttgcagtgaaatgccgaaAACAACAGGTATACAAATacaaccttgcagtgaaatgccgaatacaacaggtatacaaatacaaccttgcagtgaaatgcttagtaaAAAGTACAAGACAAAATGTAACTGACACGTTTCCCTAG
- the LOC127908184 gene encoding uncharacterized protein LOC127908184 isoform X29, protein MPNTTGIQIQPCSEMPNTTGIQIQPCSEMPNTTGIQIQPCSEMPNTTGIQIQPCSEMPNTTGIQIQPCSEMPKTTSIQIQPCSEMPNTTSIQIQPCSEMPKTTGIQIQPCSEMPNTTGIQIQPCSEMPKTTGIQIQPCSEMPNTTGIQIQPCSEMPKTTSIQIQPCSEMPNTTSIQIQPCSEMPKTTGIQIQPCSEMPKTTSIQIQPCSEMPNTTGIQIQPCSEMPNTTSIQIQPCSEMPNTTSIQIQPCSEMPNTTSIQIQPCSEMPKTTGIQIQPCSEMPNTTSIQIQPCSEMPNTTGIQIQPCSEMPKTTSIQIQPCSEMPNTTSIQIQPCSEMPNTTGIQIQPCSEMPNTTGIQIQPCSEMPNTTGIQIQPCSEMPNTTGIQIQQVYKYNRYTNTTLQ, encoded by the exons atgccgaatacaacaggtatacaaatacaaccttgcagtgaaatgccgaatacaacaggtatacaaatacaaccttgcagtgaaatgccgaatacaacaggtatacaaatacaaccttgcagtgaaatgccgaatacaacag gtatacaaatacaaccttgcagtgaaatgccgaatacaacaggtatacaaatacaaccttgcagtgaaatgccgaaAACAACAAGTATACAAATacaaccttgcagtgaaatgccgaatacaacaagtataCAAATacaaccttgcagtgaaatgccgaaAACAACAGGTATACAAATacaaccttgcagtgaaatgccgaatacaacaggtatacaaatacaaccttgcagtgaaatgccgaaAACAACAGGTATACAAATacaaccttgcagtgaaatgccgaatacaacaggtatacaaatacaaccttgcagtgaaatgccgaaAACAACAAGTATACAAATacaaccttgcagtgaaatgccgaatacaacaagtataCAAATacaaccttgcagtgaaatgccgaaAACAACAG gtatacaaatacaaccttgcagtgaaatgccgaaAACAACAA gtatacaaatacaaccttgcagtgaaatgccgaatacaacaggtatacaaatacaaccttgcagtgaaatgccgaatacaacaagtataCAAATacaaccttgcagtgaaatgccgaatacaacaagtataCAAATacaaccttgcagtgaaatgccgaatacaacaagtataCAAATacaaccttgcagtgaaatgccgaaAACAACAGGTATACAAATacaaccttgcagtgaaatgccgaatacaacaagtataCAAATacaaccttgcagtgaaatgccgaatacaacaggtatacaaatacaaccttgcagtgaaatgccgaaAACAACAA gtatacaaatacaaccttgcagtgaaatgccgaatacaacaagtataCAAATacaaccttgcagtgaaatgccgaatacaacaggtatacaaatacaaccttgcagtgaaatgccgaatacaacaggtatacaaatacaaccttgcagtgaaatgccgaatacaacag GTATACAAATacaaccttgcagtgaaatgccgaatacaacag gtatacaaatacaacaggtatacaaatacaacaggtatacaaatacaaccttgcagtga
- the LOC127908184 gene encoding trans-Golgi network integral membrane protein 2-like isoform X34, with product MPNTTGIQIQPCSEMPNTTGIQIQPCSEMPNTTGIQIQPCSEMPNTTGIQIQPCSEMPNTTGIQIQPCSEMPKTTSIQIQPCSEMPNTTSIQIQPCSEMPKTTGIQIQPCSEMPNTTGIQIQPCSEMPKTTGIQIQPCSEMPNTTGIQIQPCSEMPKTTSIQIQPCSEMPNTTSIQIQPCSEMPKTTGIQIQPCSEMPNTTGIQIQQVYKYNRYTNTTGIQIQPCSEMPNTTGIQIQQVYKYNLAVKCRKQQVYKYNLAVKYRIQQVYKYNRYTNTTGIQIQQVYKYNLAVKCRKQQVYKYNLAVKCRKQQVYKYNLAVKCRIQQVYKYNLAVKCLVKSTRQNVTDTFP from the exons atgccgaatacaacaggtatacaaatacaaccttgcagtgaaatgccgaatacaacaggtatacaaatacaaccttgcagtgaaatgccgaatacaacaggtatacaaatacaaccttgcagtgaaatgccgaatacaacag gtatacaaatacaaccttgcagtgaaatgccgaatacaacaggtatacaaatacaaccttgcagtgaaatgccgaaAACAACAAGTATACAAATacaaccttgcagtgaaatgccgaatacaacaagtataCAAATacaaccttgcagtgaaatgccgaaAACAACAGGTATACAAATacaaccttgcagtgaaatgccgaatacaacaggtatacaaatacaaccttgcagtgaaatgccgaaAACAACAGGTATACAAATacaaccttgcagtgaaatgccgaatacaacaggtatacaaatacaaccttgcagtgaaatgccgaaAACAACAAGTATACAAATacaaccttgcagtgaaatgccgaatacaacaagtataCAAATacaaccttgcagtgaaatgccgaaAACAACAGGTATACAAATacaaccttgcagtgaaatgccgaatacaacag gtatacaaatacaacaggtatacaaatacaacaggtatacaaatacaacaggtatacaaatacaaccttgcagtgaaatgccgaatacaacaggtatacaaatacaacaggtatacaaatacaaccttgcagtgaaatgccgaaAACAACAGGTATACAAATACAACCTTGCAGTGAAataccgaatacaacaggtatacaaatacaacaggtatacaaatacaacaggtatacaaatacaacaggtatacaaatacaaccttgcagtgaaatgccgaaAACAACAGGTATACAAATacaaccttgcagtgaaatgccgaaAACAACAGGTATACAAATacaaccttgcagtgaaatgccgaatacaacaggtatacaaatacaaccttgcagtgaaatgcttagtaaAAAGTACAAGACAAAATGTAACTGACACGTTTCCCTAG